From the genome of Glycine max cultivar Williams 82 chromosome 2, Glycine_max_v4.0, whole genome shotgun sequence, one region includes:
- the LOC100788407 gene encoding calcium uniporter protein 5, mitochondrial, protein MWSRWWCGGGGGAASLRQRVSFVFNGSHGCVGKVHPFDPLRGFGGEHCGGVAFVLKQMKRGVCSSTLLSCPAGGGGGNKSNSSGSGSDNNNNNSGTEGSISFSEAKKLMRLVNVESLKMKLGMDGKEVIPYVELLQECKSMGVARSSEEASAFAKVLDEAGVILLFRDKVYLHPDKVVDLVRSAVPLALTAEDDPMREELKKLVEKKEEIDSLAHKQVRHILWSGLGFGVITVGLFFRLTFWEFSWDVMEPITYFTTSTGLVVGYAYFLFTSRDPTYQDFMKRLFFSRQRKLHMRYNFDVDRFKELQCKCKTPLNAKTILKNRKGLELDLEDALNKD, encoded by the exons ATGTGGAGTAGATGGtggtgtggtggtggtggtggtgctgcATCATTGAGGCAAAGGgtgtcttttgttttcaatGGAAGCCATGGTTGTGTGGGAAAGGTTCATCCTTTTGATCCTTTGAGGGGTTTTGGAGGGGAACATTGTGGAGGGGTGGCGTTTGTGTTGAAGCAGATGAAGAGGGGTGTGTGTTCTTCAACTTTACTTTCATGCCCtgctggtggtggtggtggcaacAAGTCCAATTCAAGTGGGAGTGGgagtgataataataataataatagtggaACTGAAGGGTCTATATCATTCAGTGAGGCTAAGAAGCTTATGAGATTGGTGAATGTGGAATCGCTCAAGATGAAGCTTGGTATGGATGGGAAAGAGGTTATTCCATATGTTGAGCTTCTTCAAGAGTGTAAGAGCATGGGTGTTGCAAGGAGTTCTGAGGAGGCTTCGGCATTCGCCAAGGTTCTTGATGAGGCTGGGGTTATTCTCCTCTTCCGAGACAAGGTCTATCTGCATCCTGACAAG GTGGTGGATCTGGTCAGAAGTGCAGTTCCACTAGCACTAACAGCTGAGGATGATCCTATGAGGGAGGAGTTAAAGAAGCTTgtggagaagaaggaagaaatcgACTCGTTGGCGCACAAGCAGGTGCGTCACATCCTGTGGTCTGGACTAGGATTCGGTGTGATCACTGTTGGACTATTCTTCAGGCTAACATTCTGGGAATTCTCATGGGATGTAATGGAACCTATCACATATTTTACCACTTCCACTGGCCTAGTGGTAGGCTATGCCTACTTCTTGTTCACTTCAAGAGACCCCACTTACCAAGACTTCATGAAGAGGCTCTTTTTCTCCAGGCAGAGGAAGCTGCACATGAGGTACAATTTTGATGTTGACAGATTCAAGGAGCTTCAATGTAAGTGCAAAACACCCTTAAATGCCAAAACCATTTTGAAGAATCGCAAAGGGTTGGAACTGGATTTGGAGGATGCTTTGAACAAAGATTAA